In a single window of the Raphanus sativus cultivar WK10039 chromosome 9, ASM80110v3, whole genome shotgun sequence genome:
- the LOC108827692 gene encoding pentatricopeptide repeat-containing protein At1g64100, translated as MLARVCRFESSSSSSVSAARFFCTGSIRHALAEKSRDGESGEAGFRGESLKLRSGSYEIKGLEDAIDLFSDMLRSRPLPSVIDFNKLMGAVVRMERPDLVISLYQKMERKQIRCDIYSFTILIKCFCSCSKLPFALSTFGKLTKLGLHPDVVTFTTLLHGLCLDHRVSEALDLFHQICRPDVLTFTTLMNGLCREGRVVEAVALLDRMVENGLQPDQITYGTFVDGMCKMGDTVSALNLLRKMEEISHIKPNVVIYSAIIDGLCKDGRHSDSHNLFIEMQDKGIFPNIVTYNCMIGGFCISGRWSAAQRLLQEMLERKISPNVVTYNALINAFVKEGKFFEAAELYDEMLPRGIIPNTITYNSMIDGFCKQDRLDAAEDMFYLMATKGCSPDVFTFTTLIDGYCGAKRIDDGMELLHEMPRRGLVANTVTYNTLIHGFCLVGDLNAALDLSQQMISSGVCPDIVTCNTLLDGLCDNGKLKDALEMFKAMQKSKMDLDASHPFNGVEPDVLTYNILICGLINEGKFLEAEELYEEMPHRGIVPDTITYSSMIDGLCKQSRLDEATQMFVSMGSKSFSPNVVTFNTLINGYCKAGRVDDGLELFCEMGRRGIVADAIIYITLIYGFRKVGNINGALDIFQEMISSGVYPDTITIRNMLTGFWSKEELERAVAMLEDLQMSVGYQLEDE; from the exons ATGTTGGCTAGGGTTTGCAGATTCGAGTCTTCCTCTTCGTCTTCTGTGTCTGCGGCTAGATTTTTCTGTACGGGATCGATTCGTCATGCTCTGGCCGAGAAAAGCAGGGATGGAGAGAGTGGCGAAGCAGGTTTTAGAGGAGAGAGTTTGAAACTGCGAAGTGGATCTTATGAAATCAAAGGGTTAGAGGATGCGATTGATTTGTTCAGTGACATGCTTCGATCTCGTCCTTTACCTTCTGTGATTGATTTCAACAAGCTAATGGGTGCGGTGGTGAGAATGGAACGCCCGGATCTTGTGATTTCTCTCTATCAAAAGATGGAAAGGAAACAGATTCGATGTGATATATACAGCTTCACCATTCTGATAAAATGTTTCTGCAGCTGCTCTAAGCTGCCCTTTGCTTTGTCTACATTTGGTAAGCTCACCAAGCTTGGACTCCACCCTGATGTTGTTACCTTCACCACCCTGCTCCACGGATTATGTCTTGATCACAGGGTTTCTGAAGCCTTGGATTTGTTTCATCAAATTTGTAGACCAGATGTCCTAACGTTCACCACGCTGATGAATGGTCTTTGCCGCGAGGGTCGAGTTGTCGAAGCCGTAGCTCTGCTTGATCGGATGGTGGAAAATGGTCTCCAGCCTGACCAGATTACTTACGGAACATTTGTAGATGGGATGTGTAAGATGGGCGACACTGTGTCTGCATTGAATCTTCTGAGGAAGATGGAGGAGATAAGCCACATCAAACCCAATGTGGTTATCTATAGTGCCATCATTGATGGCCTTTGTAAAGATGGACGCCATAGCGATTCTCATAATCTTTTCATTGAAATGCAAGACAAGGGAATCTTTCCAAATATAGTTACCTACAACTGTATGATCGGTGGATTTTGCATCTCTGGTAGATGGAGTGCAGCCCAGCGGTTGTTGCAAGAAATGTTAGAAAGGAAGATCAGCCCTAATGTTGTAACTTATAATGCTTTGATCAATGCATTTGTCAAGGAAGGCAAGTTCTTCGAGGCTGCAGAATTATACGATGAGATGCTTCCAAGGGGTATCATTCCTAATACAATCACATATAATTCAATGATCGATGGGTTTTGCAAACAGGATCGTCTTGATGCTGCTGAGGACATGTTTTATTTGATGGCTACCAAGGGCTGCTCTCCGGACGTATTCACTTTCACTACTCTCATAGACGGATATTGTGGGGCTAAGAGGATAGATGATGGAATGGAACTTCTCCATGAGATGCCTAGAAGAGGATTAGTTGCTAACACAGTTACTTACAACACTCTTATTCACGGGTTCTGTCTGGTGGGCGATCTTAATGCTGCTCTAGACCTTTCACAGCAGATGATTTCTAGTGGTGTGTGCCCTGATATCGTTACTTGTAACACTTTGCTGGACGGTCTCTGCGATAATGGGAAACTAAAAGATGCATTGGAAATGTTTAAGGCTATGCAGAAGAGTAAGATGGATCTTGATGCTAGTCACCCCTTCAATGGTGTGGAACCTGATGTTCTAACTTACAATATATTGATCTGCGGCTTGATCAATGAAGGGAAGTTTTTAGAGGCCGAGGAATTATACGAGGAGATGCCCCACAGAGGTATAGTCCCAGATACTATCACCTATAGCTCAATGATCGATGGACTATGCAAGCAGAGCCGCCTAGATGAGGCTACACAAATGTTTGTTTCGATGGGTAGCAAGAGCTTCTCTCCCAACGTAGTGACATTTAACACACTCATTAATGGCTACTGTAAGGCAGGAAGGGTTGATGATGGGCTGGAGCTTTTCTGCGAGATGGGTCGAAGAGGGATAGTTGCTGATGCAATTATTTACATCACTTTGATTTATGGTTTTCGTAAAGTGGGTAATATTAATGGGGCTCTAGACATTTTCCAGGAGATGATTTCAAGTGGTGTGTATCCTGATACCATTACTATCCGCAATATGCTGACTGGTTTTTGGAGTAAAGAGGAACTAGAAAGGGCAGTGGCAATGCTTGAGGATCTGCAGATGAGTGTGG GGTATCAGTTGGAGGATGAATGA
- the LOC108827690 gene encoding UDP-N-acetylmuramoyl-L-alanyl-D-glutamate--2,6-diaminopimelate ligase MurE homolog, chloroplastic produces the protein MAFTFFSPHPVFLSLGRTTSSSSFSFKPAYSPFSRNPRRHLQLAAGPTRRSSYPNPADDDPPEAPEDSMHGVSKFQQIQRQAARARKLEEEDFEKNRNTYLSAIADVEDAPETGRDDVESGGDLFSDIDRAISMKRSEFVKKGLLQPNPPKTASSKKTNEEEEEEDDVTDELDEEEAVDLDEIDKLTGLTEASDEEDWVDEEGNPRIISKKKEHQFEFDLDDFGESKARIVEPKFRLSLAELLDESKVVPISVYGDLDVEITGIQHDSRGVSAGDLFVCCDGGDDSVLSEADKRGAVAVVASKEIDIEDTLGCRALVIVEDTEAVLAALASSFYRHPSKDMAVIGVTGTNGKTTTTYLIKSLYEAMGVRTGMFSSVSCYVHGDNKMDSTTTSPDAVLVQSMMAKMLHNGTEALVMEASPQELASGKCDEVDFDIAVFTNLAREDSGFRGTDEEYRDAEAKLFARMVDPERHRKVVNIDDPNAAFFVQQGNPDVPVVTFAMENTKADVHPLKFELSLFETQVLVNTPQGILEISSGLLGRHNIYNILAAVAVGIAVGAPLEDIVRGVEEVDAVPGRCELIDEEQAFGVIVDHANTPDGLSRLLDSVRELKPRRIITVIGCAGETERGKRPVMTKIATEKSDVTMLTSDNPGNEDPLDILDDMLAGIGWTMQEYLKHGEHDYYPPLANGHRLFLHDIRRVAVRCAVAMGEEGDMVVVAGKGHEAYQLEGDKKEFYDDREECREALQYVDELHQAGIDTSEFPWRLPESH, from the exons ATGGCCTTCACTTTCTTCTCTCCTCACCCCGTCTTCCTCTCTCTAGGTCGAAccacctcttcctcttccttctccTTCAAACCGGCATACTCACCATTCTCCCGAAATCCCCGTCGTCATCTTCAGCTAGCGGCGGGCCCCACCCGTCGTAGCTCTTACCCGAACCCGGCGGACGACGACCCGCCCGAAGCCCCGGAGGATTCGATGCACGGCGTCTCCAAGTTTCAGCAGATACAGCGCCAAGCCGCCAGAGCGCGGAAGCTGGAGGAAGAAGACTTCGAGAAGAATCGAAACACGTACCTCTCGGCCATCGCTGACGTGGAAGACGCGCCCGAGACGGGACGCGATGACGTGGAATCCGGAGGCGATCTGTTCTCGGACATTGATAGAGCCATCTCAATGAAACGCAGCGAGTTCGTTAAAAAAGGACTGCTCCAACCTAATCCTCCCAAAACGGCGTCGTCTAAGAAGACaaacgaggaagaagaagaagaggatgacGTCACCGACGAGCTTGACGAAGAAGAAGCTGTGGATTTAGACGAGATCGATAAACTGACTGGATTAACCGAAGCTTCCGACGAAGAAGACTGGGTCGACGAGGAAGGGAACCCTAGGATCatcagcaagaagaaggagCATCAATTCGAGTTCGATTTGGATGATTTCGGCGAATCCAAGGCGAGAATCGTGGAGCCTAAGTTCAGACTGAGCTTAGCCGAGCTCTTGGACGAGAGCAAAGTGGTGCCGATCTCAGTCTACGGCGACTTAGACGTCGAGATCACCGGAATCCAGCACGATTCGCGAGGCGTAAGCGCCGGAGATCTCTTCGTGTGCTGCGACGGAGGAGACGACTCCGTCCTGAGCGAAGCTGACAAGAGAGGAGCGGTGGCGGTTGTGGCTAGCAAAGAGATCGATATTGAAGATACGTTAGGCTGTAGAGCGCTCGTCATCGTCGAAGACACCGAAGCAGTCTTGGCTGCGTTAGCTTCTTCGTTTTATAGGCATCCGTCGAAGGACATGGCGGTTATCGGAGTCACGGGGACTAACGGGAAGACGACCACCACGTATTTGATTAAAAGCCTCTATGAAGCTATGGGTGTGAGAACAGGAATGTTCAGCAGTGTTTCTTGTTACGTCCATGGAGATAACAAGATGGATTCAACGACGACGAGTCCTGATGCTGTTTTGGTTCAGAGTATGATGGCGAAGATGTTGCATAATGGAACCGAAGCTCTGGTTATGGAAGCTTCTCCTCAAGAACTCGCTTCAGGGAAATGCGACGAAGTTGATTTCGACATTGCGGTCTTCACGAATTTAGCCAGAGAGGATAGTGGCTTTCGCGGTACTGATGAGGAGTATAGAGATGCTGAAGCCAAGTTGTTTGCAAGAATGGTCGACCCGGAAAGACACAGGAAAGTGGTTAACATTGACGATCCAAACGCAGCGTTTTTCGTCCAGCAAGGGAACCCTGATGTTCCTGTTGTGACGTTTGCAATGGAGAACACGAAAGCGGATGTTCACCCGTTGAAGTTTGAGCTGTCTTTGTTTGAGACACAGGTTTTGGTCAATACACCTCAGGGTATACTGGAAATTTCGTCTGGTTTGTTAGGACGGCATAACATTTATAACATTCTTGCTGCTGTTGCTGTCGGGATAGCTGTCGGAGCTCCTCTTGAGGATATTGTTAGAGGTGTTGAGGAAGTCGATGCTGTCCCGGGGAGGTGTGAGTTGATTGATGAGGAACAAGCTTTTGGTGTTATTGTGGATCATGCTAACACACCTGATGGTTTGTCAAGGCTGCTTGATTCGGTTCGAGAGCTTAAGCCAAGAAGAATCATTACTG TTATTGGCTGTGCGGGTGAGACTGAGAGAGGGAAACGACCGGTTATGACGAAAATCGCAACTGAAAAGAGTGATGTGACGATGTTGACATCTGATAATCCGGGGAATGAAGATCCAT TGGACATATTGGATGACATGTTGGCTGGGATTGGATGGACGATGCAAGAGTATCTGAAACACGGAGAACATGATTACTATCCTCCATTGGCAAATGGTCATAGACTCTTCCTTCACGACATTAGACGTGTAGCTGTGCGTTGTGCTGTTGCGATGGGTGAAGAAGGTGACATGGTT GTGGTAGCAGGGAAAGGCCACGAAGCGTATCAGCTTGAAGGTGATAAGAAAGAGTTCTATGATGATCGAGAGGAATGTCGGGAAGCATTACAATACGTTGATGAGCTTCATCAAGCTGGAATAGACACAAGCGAGTTCCCATGGAG GTTACCAGAGAGTCATTAA